A part of Drosophila bipectinata strain 14024-0381.07 chromosome 3L, DbipHiC1v2, whole genome shotgun sequence genomic DNA contains:
- the Claspin gene encoding claspin produces the protein MSESVAETATAAENDELADDSMEKLQMEEEDEKNVSAEDLLGGKSLMMSDDSENEDVTVLQSRKISPKARRQRMLDSDEDDDPTSVENKEEVASKSDKPNDPENPMDSDEDSTKLEREQEIISSKPKKKISSIVDTDNEEEPEKEQAKPSKKEKKTKPSKKIKKLLDSYEGSDKEEESESKPPKKEKKKKLEKKRKQRMDSESEDEIKKPQSEEESSPAKNKLKGLVDSESEPELSNPEEEAEREPETPNEEMSKKPKKAKEMRASAKKALDGMQAIQSEQQRLHREAHINVPYHQPKPRTLKEFLSRRTVNTPLATALAGGSPMPNKQSRKSLGLRMTREELEAYAKLMDARAKEATEFFKSESEPEEEDEDEADNEEPVEMKDNPGVLDQVEVVTPEAEQPKDEAVEPPSENFIEEVPMEDEPIASTSAAAALKFTEPLEKSPIKSPNKVCLVTEVVELPKLDLSTISITPPSKPATPKISEAIRKLKIEKSSDVSPSLKGDTNMVIDLETGDMFAKKPTGVDDLLQRLMKTREAKKHKTTETVNILTTQHGKLEMSKVNYHHHDEEPVNKEPKPGAAYIKMQEQLKSLIAKKRVEELKKKQAEEQEKMVEDEEEMDVDEEYEPEDKPGHAEVTINDDEEIVDREGIEDEEETEEVDGVEENQSDAEEDPEVESEKEEESSDQESEPEPETQTGRKKNRIIKAFVDDNSDEDDLDLLQTPKPCGAPPLTATQLQLSAQKLFDEEARKTASDEENELLDLCSGQFPQTQMVSSAAPSSIDSALISQIPLTPLYGSTQPPDELEGLCSGTFATQLPAPTQNEEEKVDAPVATKIVSSDEDEPKEELPTTEKPRSKKLTKKRQKKAKLGFSDDEESEDEVEAEELGEASDEEPAEEIPETFVDYDSEENEIVVEMTKKDRKLRASNFVEKEAELSESEWGSADEDEKNMDTYDIELGDEDQFDREQLRNELGQIHARKMLDQDIREVRKIKEMLIEDEEGAVRQRQFRWKNAENGFSLDDQRPEDGEANEGSGDEENEHLWRKIRYEREQLLLEKGLKPEAASPLSSSTINTSSPVNTIRRLNIITSKKTSVEVKKSSPFLISKTVSGKQQKGPVRGSFLIRDQETLSKLAGLTKGSSGEATGDAATLSVKTAKAKNFVFATLTEEEHENQKRKAADLLNSSSETGVNFMKKPRLEPRREKCLIDQLL, from the exons ATGAGCGAGTCAGTTGCAGAAACTGCCACTGCAGCAGAAAACGATGAGCTGGCGGACGACTCGATGGAAAAACTGCAAATGGAGGAGGAAGACGAAAAGAACGTGTCCGCCGAAGATTTATTGGGTGGCAAGAGTTTGATGATGTCGGACGACAGCGAAAATGAAGATGTAACTGTGCTACAATCCAGGAAAATCTCTCCCAAAGCCAGGCGCCAAAGGATGCTGGATAGTGATGAAGATGACGATCCTACATCGGTGGAAAACAAGGAGGAAGTCGCATCCAAATCAGACAAACCAAACGATCCAGAAAACCCAATGGACAGCGACGAAGATTCAACCAAACTGGAAAGGGAACAGGAGATAATATCTTCAAAACCCAAGAAGAAAATATCATCAATTGTAGATACGGATAATGAGGAGGAGCCGGAAAAGGAGCAGGCAAAACCTtccaagaaagaaaagaaaacaaagccttccaagaaaataaagaagCTATTGGACAGCTATGAAGGATCTGATAAAGAAGAGGAGTCGGAATCAAAACCAcccaagaaagaaaagaaaaagaagctggaaaagaaaagaaagcagcGCATGGACAGCGAGAGTGAGGATGAAATCAAAAAACCCCAAAGCGAGGAGGAGTCTAGTCCAGctaaaaataaactgaaaGGTCTTGTGGACTCCGAGTCCGAGCCAGAACTCAGCAATCCGGAAGAGGAAGCCGAAAGAGAGCCTGAAACCCCCAATGAGGAAATGtctaaaaaacccaaaaaagcaaaagaaatGAGG GCATCTGCCAAGAAGGCACTAGACGGGATGCAGGCCATCCAAAGTGAGCAACAGCGTCTTCACCGTGAGGCTCACATTAATGTACCCTACCATCAGCCCAAGCCCAGGACACTGAAAGAGTTCCTAAGCCGAAGGACTGTAAATACTCCTCTAGCCACGGCATTAGCTGGCGGGAGTCCCATGCCGAACAAGCAATCTAGGAAGTCCTTGGGTCTGCGAATGACCAGAGAGGAACTAGAGGCCTATGC gAAATTAATGGATGCAAGAGCTAAAGAAGCTACTGAGTTTTTCAAATCCGAGTCCGAGCCAGAAGAGGAGGATGAAGACGAAGCAGATAACGAGGAACCAGTAGAAATGAAAGACAACCCAGGTGTATTAGACCAAGTGGAGGTTGTAACACCTGAAGCAGAACAACCAAAGGATGAGGCTGTCGAACCACCTTCCGAAAATTTTATAGAAGAAGTGCCCATGGAAGATGAACCTATTGCATCCACATCCGCTGCAGCAGCCCTGAAATTTACAGAACCCCTAGAAAAGAGTCCAATCAAGTCTCCCAACAAAGTCTGTCTGGTAACAGAGGTTGTGGAGCTGCCCAAGCTGGACTTGAGCACCATCAGCATAACACCGCCCTCCAAGCCGGCCACTCCTAAGATCAGCGAAGCTATTCGTAAGCTGAAGATTGAAAAAAGTTCGGACGTGAGTCCCTCGCTCAAGGGAGATACCAATATGGTGATAGATCTAGAAACGGGAGATATGTTCGCTAAGAAGCCAACTGGTGTGGATGATTTGTTGCAGCGACTCATGAAAACTCGAGAagccaaaaaacacaaaaccacAGAGACTGTGAA tattcttaCCACTCAACATGGTAAGCTAGAGATGTCCAAGGTGAATTATCATCACCATGATGAGGAACCGGTGAACAAGGAGCCCAAGCCGGGGGCTGCTTACATAAAAATGCAGGAGCAGCTCAAGTCCCTGATTGCCAAGAAGCGCGTTGAAGAGCTCAAGAAAAAACAGGCCGAGGAGCAGGAGAAAATGGTGGAGGACGAAGAGGAGATGGATGTGGACGAAGAATACGAGCCGGAGGACAAACCTGGTCATGCAGAGGTGACCATAAACGACGACGAGGAAATCGTAGATAGAGAGGGAATTGAGGATGAGGAAGAAACGGAAGAGGTTGATGGTGTAGAAGAAAACCAAAGCGACGCTGAAGAAGATCCAGAGGTGGAGTCTGAAAAAGAGGAAGAGAGCAGCGACCAGGAAAGCGAACCAGAGCCGGAAACTCAAACCGGAAGGAAAAAGAACAGAATCATCAAAGCCTTCGTGGATGACAATTCGGACGAAGACGACTTGGACCTTCTGCAGACTCCCAAGCCATGTGGTGCTCCTCCCCTAACTGCTACTCAGCTCCAGCTTTCCGCCCAAAAACTCTTCGATGAGGAGGCGCGAAAAACGGCCAGTGATGAGGAGAACGAACTGCTCGATCTTTGCTCCGGTCAGTTCCCTCAGACCCAGATGGTTTCTTCCGCTGCACCATCGTCCATCGACAGCGCTCTAATCAGCCAGATACCCTTGACACCATTATATGGATCTACCCAGCCTCCAGATGAACTGGAGGGTCTCTGTTCGGGTACTTTCGCTACCCAACTTCCAGCTCCAACACAAAACGAAGAGGAAAAAGTGGATGCGCCAGTGGCCACTAAAATTGTGTCCAGTGATGAGGACGAGCCCAAGGAAGAGTTACCAACGACGGAGAAACCTCGCAGCAAGAAACTCACAAAGAAAAGGCAGAAGAAAGCCAAACTTGGGTTCTCTGATGATGAGGAAAGTGAGGACGAAGTTGAGGCCGAGGAATTGGGAGAAGCAAGTGATGAGGAACCAGCCGAAGAAATCCCGGAAACCTTCGTGGACTACGACTCCGAGGAGAATGAGATTGTGGTAGAAATGACGAAGAAAGATCGTAAACTCCGGGCATCCAATTTCGTGGAAAAAGAAGCCGAACTTTCAGAGTCCGAATGGGGATCTGCCGATGAGGATGAAAAGAATATGGATACCTATGATATAGAATTAGGAGATGAAGATCAGTTCGATCGGGAGCAATTGCGTAACGAACTAGGACAGATTCATGC GCGAAAAATGCTTGACCAGGACATTCGGGAAGTACGTAAAATCAAAGAAATGCTGATCGAGGACGAGGAGGGAGCTGTGCGGCAGCGACAGTTTCGTTGGAAGAATGCAGAAAATGGGTTCAGCCTGGATGATCAGCGCCCTGAGGATGGAGAAGCCAACGAGGGCAGTGGCGACGAGGAGAACGAGCACTTGTGGCGCAAGATTCGTTACGAGCGCGAGCAGTTGCTCCTTGAAAAGGGCCTAAAACCG GAAGCTGCCTCCCCACTATCCTCCTCTACGATAAACACCAGTAGTCCTGTCAACACTATACGCAGGCTCAACATAATTACCAGCAAAAAGACCTCAGTTGAAGTGAAGAAGAGCTCCCCCTTCCTGATCTCAAAAACAGTCTCTGGAAAGCAGCAAAAGGGCCCGGTTCGAGGATCGTTTCTCATCCGCGACCAGGAAACCCTCTCCAAATTGGCGGGACTTACTAAAGGCTCTTCTGGAGAAGCAACTGGAGATGCTGCCACTCTATCTGTAAAAACTGCCAAAGCCAAGAACTTTGTATTCGCCACATTAACAGAGGAGGAACATGAG aaccAAAAACGAAAGGCGGCTGATTTACTCAACAGCAGTAGCGAAACGGGAGtgaattttatgaaaaagCCCAGGCTGGAACCTCGGAGGGAGAAGTGCCTTATCGACCAGCTCCTTTGA
- the PMP34 gene encoding peroxisomal membrane protein PMP34, giving the protein MVAPSKLSQVLSYQNFVHAVSGAAGGCIAMSTFYPLDTVRSRLQLEESGEVRSTKQVIKEIVLGEGFQSLYRGLGPVLQSLCISNFVYFYTFHALKAVASGGSPAQHSALKDLFLGSIAGIINVLTTTPFWVVNTRLRMRNVAGTSDEVNKHYKSLVEGLKYVAKREGIAGLWSGTIPSLMLVSNPALQFMMYELLKRNLMRFTGGEMGSLSFFFIGAIAKAFATVLTYPLQLVQTKQRHRSKEADARPSTSHGSKPARTESTLELMISILQHQGVSGLFRGLEAKILQTVLTAALMFMAYEKIAGTVGMLLKRN; this is encoded by the exons ATGGTGGCCCCGTCGAAGCTTAGCCAAGTGCTGAGCTACCAAAACTTCGTGCATGCCGTCTCCGGAGCCGCT GGGGGCTGTATTGCAATGTCCACCTTTTATCCACTGGACACGGTGCGTTCCCGCCTACAGT TGGAGGAGTCCGGCGAGGTGCGGAGCACAAAGCAGGTGATCAAGGAGATTGTGCTGGGTGAGGGATTCCAGTCTTTGTACCGCGGTCTTGGTCCTGTTCTGCAGAGCCTGTGCATTTCGAACTTTGTCTACTTTTATACGTTCCACGCCCTCAAAGCGGTCGCCTCTGGAGGATCTCCGGCCCAGCACAGTGCCCTGAAGGACTTGTTCCTGGGCAGCATAGCTGGCATCATTAATGTGCTCACCACCACACCATTTTGGGTTGTCAACACGCGGCTGCGCATGCGCAATGTGGCTGGAACCTCCGACGAGGTGAACAAGCACTACAAGAGCCTAGTGGAGGGCCTGAAGTATGTGGCCAAGCGGGAAGGAATTGCCGGTCTGTGGTCTGGAACTATTCCCTCCCTGATGCTCGTTTCGAATCCCGCTCTGCAGTTCATGATGTACGAGCTGCTGAAGAGGAATCTTATGAGGTTCACGGGCGGCGAGATGGGCAGCCTGAGCTTCTTTTTCATCGGTGCCATTGCCAAGGCATTTGCCACGGTCCTGACCTATCCTCTGCAGTTGGTGCAGACGAAGCAGCGTCACCGAAGCAAGGAGGCCGACGCGAGGCCGTCGACCTCACACGGCTCCAAGCCAGCGCGCACAGAGAGCACACTCGAACTGATGATAAGCATATTGCAGCACCAGGGCGTTAGTGGCTTGTTCCGCGGCCTTGAGGCAAAGATCCTGCAAACAGTCCTTACTGCTGCACTCATGTTTATGGCCTACGAGAAGATAGCTGGCACCGTGGGCATGCTGCTAAAGCGCAACTGA
- the LOC108132773 gene encoding THUMP domain-containing protein 1 homolog, translating to MEPHSKKAKMTNNHKFKQNKKKYFQSSKKQFLQAGQRGFFATCNINEKACVRECYNLLNHYADLLYGPEKPEANAEKKPDEPGAGGEDGGQTKKPSSDDDDDLEAAAAKCRESMAPRKVRFQNVDTGTNKCVFIRTLLEDPVTLGKHIVQDIAATGKSMSRFVLRLVPIEAVCRANMTDIIEAAGALFDKHFLKEPTSYGIIFNHRYNQQIKRDQIITQLAELVNSKNVGNKVDLQKAQKSIIVEVLRGWCLLSVIDNYLDCKKFNLAELANPSDKKSNGEGESKSEASVEDVKESGDAKPITEKSEEILEEEESKEEANAKEA from the coding sequence ATGGAACCTCACtcaaaaaaagccaaaatgaCAAACAACCACAAGTTTAAGCAGAATAAGAAAAAGTACTTCCAGTCCTCCAagaagcagtttctgcaggcGGGCCAGCGCGGTTTCTTCGCCACGTGCAACATCAACGAGAAGGCATGTGTTCGCGAGTGCTACAATCTGTTGAACCACTACGCTGACTTGCTGTACGGCCCAGAGAAGCCCGAAGCAAACGCTGAAAAGAAGCCTGACGAACCGGGAGCAGGTGGGGAGGATGGAGGCCAGACCAAGAAACCCTCTagcgatgatgatgacgactTGGAGGCAGCGGCCGCCAAGTGCCGCGAGTCTATGGCGCCGCGCAAGGTGCGATTCCAGAACGTGGACACTGGCACCAACAAGTGCGTCTTCATTCGCACTCTTCTTGAGGATCCGGTAACTCTGGGCAAGCATATAGTCCAGGATATAGCCGCTACCGGGAAGTCCATGTCACGATTTGTGCTGCGTTTGGTTCCCATCGAAGCTGTTTGCCGGGCCAACATGACGGACATCATCGAGGCGGCTGGAGCACTCTTCGACAAGCACTTCCTGAAGGAGCCCACCAGCTATGGGATCATCTTTAATCACCGCTACAACCAGCAGATCAAACGCGACCAGATCATTACTCAATTGGCCGAGCTGGTCAACTCCAAGAACGTGGGCAACAAGGTGGATCTTCAGAAGGCCCAGAAGTCGATCATAGTTGAGGTGCTGCGCGGATGGTGCTTGCTCAGCGTCATTGACAACTACCTCGACTGTAAGAAGTTCAATCTGGCCGAGTTGGCCAATCCCAGTGATAAGAAGTCGAACGGCGAGGGGGAGTCAAAGTCTGAGGCGTCCGTGGAAGATGTTAAGGAGTCGGGAGATGCCAAGCCAATAACTGAGAAGTCGGAAGAGATTTTGGAGGAGGAAGAGTCTAAGGAAGAAGCCAACGCCAAGGAGGCTtag